The Blastopirellula marina genome has a segment encoding these proteins:
- a CDS encoding DJ-1/PfpI family protein: PQVIEIVQHFASADKPIASLCHGPQILAAAGVLDGKSCSCYPACSPEVKLSGGTFVEASEGFDNAHVDGNLVTAPAWPAHPAWIRAFLEVLGTKITL; this comes from the coding sequence ATCCGCAGGTGATCGAGATCGTGCAGCACTTCGCCAGCGCGGACAAGCCGATCGCGTCGCTTTGCCATGGCCCGCAGATCCTGGCCGCCGCTGGCGTGCTCGACGGCAAGTCGTGCAGCTGCTATCCGGCCTGTTCCCCTGAAGTGAAGTTGAGCGGCGGGACGTTTGTCGAAGCGAGCGAAGGTTTTGACAACGCCCATGTCGACGGCAATCTCGTGACCGCCCCCGCTTGGCCGGCCCACCCCGCGTGGATCCGAGCTTTCCTGGAAGTGCTGGGGACGAAGATTACGCTCTAA